The Acidobacteriota bacterium region GCCGTGACGGGTTGACCATTGGTATCCCATTGTAACGGCGAGATTTCGCGGGGTGTACTTCCCCGGAAGCGCTCCAAGCACACAATGGCCAGGGTCAATCCCTGGAATTCCTCTATGTAAATGCCAGCCAAAATTTCACCAGCCGTCACCTGCTTGACCTGGGCAGAGCGAACACCCAGTGTTTGAGTCAAATAATCAAGGCGATCCTGGGCAACCGATAAGGGCTGGCGTCCAGCAGAAGTGGGCTCACCTGTCCGGTAGACAACCGAAGCCATCGAGCCTGAGGTACCGCCGGTGATTTGATTCAAGCGGTGCACTTGATCTTGTTGGGCGGGGGTCAACGGGGAATCATTGATAGGTGGAATGCCCACGGATGGTTTCACTTGGGACTCGATGTTGGGTGAAGAAAGGATCGGAAAGGCTTTCGCATCGGGTGCGGCTGGTCCGGTTTGGTCAGCCACCGGAACTGGTGATGCCTGCAGCGAAACGAGTGCGGTTTGAACCCCAACCTGAACTCCGAGAACTGGCTGTGATGAGCCGGGTGCGTTCATCTGATTCACTTCGGATGACTCAGTTAGATCAAATAGAAAACTGCCTGCAACCGGTGTTTTCTTGATGGCTTCAGGGAGCGTTTGATGGGTAAACTTCGGCAGAATGGTGGTTTCCCTAAGGGTCCAGCTTGGTGTGGTCAACACCACCTTTTTGGATTTCGAGGCCGGAGCAATCCGCAAAACTGCCAGCAAATACTGACCTTCCCGACGAACCCAAAATGAAGTTGTCCCAAACTGGTTGGTTACCACACTCGCTGGGCGTTCCTGAAGAGACTGGTTGGTTAAGGCACGCAGCCGAGCTTTGGCTTCGTCGAGACTCACGGTTGGAAATTGTGATTCGGGGGCTTGTCCGGTCTGTGAGTTTGCCAAAAGTGGTGGATTGGCTGGACCATCAGGGTCCACAAACCGGCACCGATAGACCGTCAGCGTTTCACTTTCGGTATTATCTAATAGAATTGACAGTACTCGACCGTTTGCCAGCTTGATAGTCAGGTTGGTGACAATCCGGTCTCCGGCTGGATCATTGACTTTAAGGGGTTTGATCAGCAATAAGCGTGAGGACGGCTGAACATTTTTTACCGGTTGGGCTGATGTTTCCGGCAGTGGCTCAACCAGAAATCGGGCTGGGTTACCCACTAAAATTGCCTCGGGCAGGACTGGCAATTCAACCAGGCACACAAAATTAGGCCGGACCCGGAGATGATAGATCTTTCCATCCTGAATGGTTACTTCGTCGGTCGGCGCCTGAATCAGGGTCAGATTGGTCAGGGGAGATGACTCAGGTACCGACTGGTTCGCGGGCGGTGGCACTGCCTGTTGTCGGGTATTGGTTCGACCCGCCACGGTTTTTTTCGAATTTTTGGGTTTAGATTGAGCAGCGGCACGGTGTGATCCTGACAGAAAGAAAAAGCAACTAAGGATAAAAATTCCGAGCACCTGAATGTAACGCATAGGCTCTCCAGTCAAAAATTAAATTGCGGTTGAATGTGATTCTGTAGAGCAACTGGCGTTCCATTCAATTTTAAATTTCTTTTTAAATCTGGATTTGAGGTAGACAAGTCATAGGGAAGCCCGGTAAGCTACTTCCGATAATGAAGCTTATCAGAAGTATTTTTTGGTGAATCCGCACTGACTGCGATTCGCTATGGCTGTGAAAAACCGACTGGATTCGACTATGGCAAAACAAAAACCCAACCCAACCCTCTCGATCCCAGGGGAATTTGACCAGATAACGGACCTGACGGTGTCAACCCCGGCGGGAAAGGAATCGGCACTCATCCCGGTGAATGATTCGAAATCATTGATGCCGCTGGTCTTAGAGCGCCTGCGCGACTTTGTGAACAAATCGAATTCTGAAGCGACCCGCCGAGCCTACCGGGTCACTATGGAACAATTCCAGATTTTCCTTCGCAACCGGGGCAAAAATATTGTTCAGGCCACACCCGGTGATGTACTGGCCTTTCGAGATGGGCTGATCCAGGGTCCCAAACCCTTGAAACCGGCTTCGGTCACCTTGAGGCTGGCGGCATTGCGGAGCTTTTATAAGTATCTCCACCTGGCGGGTTTGGTGCCGATCAATCCGGCTGATACCCGGCTGGTAACGCCGCCACCGCCGCCCGAGATGGCCACCACCAATGCTTTGTCCCCCAAAGAAGTCCGCATGTTGCTCGGTAGCCCCGACCGCAAGGAGGTAACCGGTGCCCGTGATTATGTGGTGTTACTCCTGCTGGCGAGGCTGGCGTTGCGGGCCGCTGAGGTGTGCAGCCTTCGGAACCAGGATGTGATGCGGGTCTCTGCCCGTGATATTCGAGGGCGCTCAATCAACTGGGTTATCCGCGTCCGGGTAAAAGGAGGGCGAGAACGAAAACTCCCACTTCCAGATGATGTGAAATCTGCGATTGAAGAGTATTTAAAGCTGGACGATGAAATGCGACGATTGACCAAGGGGCTCAATCCGGACGCCGCGTTGATCCAGCGGACCGGGATGGGACGAACACTTGGAGGAAAGGCGCTGACCACTCGCGCACTTTGGAATATTGTCAATAAGTATGCCGAATATGTGGGGCTCGATCAGGTTCATCCACATTCATTTCGCCATACAGCCATCACCCGGGCACTGGATATGGGATTGAGTTACCGTGATGTTCAGATGATGACTGGACATAAGACCCTGCTCACGGTTCAACGCTATGATGCCCACCGGGAAGATATGTCGCGAAATGCCATCAATGAATTGAATTATGAGGATGAATAAAGATTAAATTCAATTCGGATTTAATTTGATGGGCTGTCTCCCTGGGGCGTGGATTCAGGTTTTCGGGTGGCCGGGTCTGGAGTATGATGAGAGCTTGTTTGATCGTTTGCTTATTTGGGGAAGTCCACTCCTTTGCCGCCAGCCCCTCATTTTGATTTTGGTTGTGTCGGCAAGGTACACGTTCCCCAATCTCCATCCGTCATTTGAACCGATCTTCAACCACTGGTCCGTCAACCAGGCCGTCCTTATCCGAAGGGTTTTGAGCAAAGGGAATTTATGGGAGATCTGAAAGAACCACCACCGGGGCACGGGGAAAACATATCATTGGGCAGTTCAACAGTAATTGACTCTTACCATTTGGAAAGCAGCACCCTCCCAACCCAGCACCAGTTGAACCAGTCCAGCACCGGCATTCGCACCACGGATTTAATTGGGCAGATGTTGGGAGACAAATACCGGATCCATCGGCTTCTCGGGCAGGGAGGGGCTGGGGCTGTCTATCACGCCACCCAACTTGACCTGGACCGTCCGGTGGCCATCAAGGTGTTACGGCCAGATGTTGTGTGTGATGTGGTGGCGATTGAGCGATTTCGCCGTGAAGCACGGGCGGCGGCCAAACTCCATCATCCCAACGTGGTTGCGGTCTATGATTTCGGCATGCTTCCGGAAATCTGTGCCTTTATCGCCATGGAATACCTGATCGGTCGTACCCTGCGGGAAGAAATTCGGAGATTTCCGACCGGGCTTCCGGTGGAAAAAGCGATTGGTATCTTTGATCAGATTTGTTTTGGTGTTCAGGCTGCCCACGATTTGAGCATCATTCATCGGGATTTGAAACCACAAAACATTTTTCTCGAAGAATTTACCAACGGACAGGTTTTGGCCAAGGTGCTTGATTTCGGGATTGCCAAAATGCTGGAAAGTTCAAATGAGGAACAGCTGATTGATCTGACGGGATCAATGCTGCTGGGGACGCCACATTATTGCTCGCCTGAACAATGTCTGGGTGAACCGCTCGATCACCGGTCAGATCTTTACAGCCTGGGGATTATGCTGTTTCAAATGCTGACGGGTCACCTTCCATTTGATGGAAACAGTTCAGGCGCTATCTTGATCCAGCATGTCAACGGACATCCCAAAACGCTGCGTGAATTCCGCCCATCGCTTCCACTGGCCCTGGAACGAGTTGTGTTGCGGGCATTGGAAAAAAATCGGAGTGACCGGCCAGCCTCAGCCCGTGATTTCGCGATCATGGTCAAATCGGCATTACAGGATGAATCCAGGTTTTTAACCACATCCATCAATTTAAAAGCTGAGACGACTGAAAAAACCGAAACCGTTCCACTTCCTGTCCGAATCCCCGAGGTTGACCCTCCAACTCTGGTTCAATCAACCATCGTCTGTCAGTCGGATGCAACTCCAATTTCTTCGGGTGAATTGCGTGAAAAGCTCAACCTGTCCTCACCCTCAAACCCAAGGCTCAATTCCACCTTTCCGATTGATATTGGCTTTGCCAAACGCCGGCTGGCGGTTCTGCCACTCCGCAATTTGGCCCGGATGGCCGATATTGAGTTCTTAAGTTTTTCACTGGCTGATGCGGTGATTTCACAACTGGCCTATGTCAAATCCTTGATTGTACGGCCTTCGAGCGCCATTGAACGCTTTCGCGATCAGGTGGAAGTCGAACAAGTCGCCCGAGCCCTGGATGTGGATACCGTTTTGACCGGAAACTTCTTAAAGGCTGGCGACACCTTTCGCGTCAGCGTGCAACTGGTTGATATTCCACTCAACGAGATTATCTGGCGGGAACAGTTTGATTTGCCGTTTGGCGATATTCTGGTTTTGCAGGATCGAATCGCTGAAAAAATCGTCGAAGGACTGAAACTGACGATTTCTTCGGCTGAGTTGGAACTTATCCACCGGGATGTGGCCAGGAATGCGGTGGCGTACGAGTTATTTTTGAAAGCCAAAAACTATAGCCACGATATGCATCAGAATCAGACTGCACTCGACCTGCTGAAGAGTTCGCTTGAAGCCGATCCGAATTATGCCCCGGCCTGGGCCGAACTGGCGATGCGCCACCTTCACATTGCATTGAAGGGATTAGGCGGGATTTCGCACGTGGTCGAAGCCCGAAAAGCGGCCAATCGGGCGCTTGAAATCAACCCCGACCTCCCCGAGGCGCTTTCTGCTTTGATGGGGGTCAGCGCGGAAATGGGTGATGTCTCGGAAGCCGTCCGAATTTGCTACCGATTGTTGGAAATTGCCCCGAATAATGAATTGACTTATCTGGGGTTGGGGCATGCCTATGAGTATTCTGGTCTTCTGGACCAGGCATTGCGGGCTTATACCCGGTCCATGCAAATCAACCCCAAATTAAGTGCTCCCTACACCCAGATTGCCGCCGTTTTGAGCCAGCGTGGACGATATGATCTGGCCTATGAATTTCTGACCACCCGTGATTGCAAGGAAGTCATGTGTGAGGTCAAAGCCTATTTACTTGGAATCCTGGCGATGCGCAAGGGGGAAAAGGATGAAGCCGTGCGCCAGTTTAAATCGGCTGAACAATGGAGTCCTCGCAGCCTCTGGGGGCGACTCAGTCTGGCCATGCACCTCAACCTGGATGGTGATCTTGCCGGCAGTCTTACCATTTTGGAGCAAATCCGGACCACGGTGACGAGTGGTGATAGTTGCTTCTACCTGGCACATCATTACACCACGCTCAACCAGCCTGAGATTGTGCTTGATTTGCTTGAGAAAGCGATTGATCGTGGATACTGCAATGTCGAAGGGTATGAACACGATCCAGCATTTACCGACCTTCATGCCCATCCACGGTTTACCGCATTGGTGAGCCGGGCCCGTGACCTCCAAAGCCAGTTTATGTCTTGTATGAATGAGCTTCAACGCAAAGAGGTGACCAGGTGACAGAAATAACCGGATGACAAGGGACGGGGTGACAAGGGGACAAGGGTGACAAGGGGACAGGGTGACAGAAATGACAAGGTGACAAGGCTGTCCAAAATTGATTGTTCCAGAGCCAAATCCATCTGGGAACGAACTGATCATTTCTTTTTCTATCTGCTAACTATTCACAATAAAAAAGATACCAGATAATCACCTTGTCCCCCTGTCCCCCCTCCCTTGTCCCCCTGTCCCCCTGTCACTTGTCCCCTGTCATCTGATCGGCTTGCCATTCGTCGTCCAGTCCAATAAAGTCAGCAACACACATCCTTTATTCAATCAATCCAATCAGTTCAAACTCCTTACACACCCAAAACAATGTGGTTGTGGCCAGTTCATTTTATGAGGCTTATTTCCTTTTTTTTAGTTGTTCTTTTCATTGGAACCCAAACCCTTCTGGGGACGGAAAAACCTGCGGACACCGTATTTCTCAACGGGAATGTTTATACCGTGTCTGATGCTCATCCACGGGCAGAGGCGATGGCCATTCGAAATGGCAAACTGATGTTTGTTGGTTCAACCAAAGAAGCGCGACGCCATATCGGGAAAGCGACCAAAGTGGTTGATTTGCAAGGGAAAACCGTGGTGCCAGGATTCACGGATGCCCACTGTCACCTGGCTGGAATTGGGCAACGTGAATTGCAGCTCAATCTTGAGGGAACAACCAGTCTCGACGACTTGCTTACCAAAATCAAGCAGCGGGTGGATCAAGCCAAACCTGGAGAATGGATCATCGGGCGCGGGTGGATCGAAACCTTTTGGACGCCGCCAGTTTTTCCGACCTGCCTGGATTTGGACCGGGTTTCACCCAAAAACCCGGTGTTTTTGCAGCGTGCCGACGGACACGGAGCTGTCGTCAACAGCCTGGTTTTAAAAATGGCGGGCATTTCCAAAGAAACTCCAAACCCGGCTGGCGGCGAAATAATGCGCGATCCGAAAACTGGCGAAGCCAACGGGATGTTGCTTGATAAAGCGAATTTTCTGGTCGTGCCCTACTTACCCCATCCGACAGCGGAAGATTCCACAAAAGCTCTGTTGCTTGGAATTGAACGAAGTCTGTCACTCGGATGGTGCCAAATCCAGATTGCCGGGAACTCGCGGGCTGAAATTGATTTGCTCAACAGGTTGTACCAGGACGGAAAGGTCAAACTTCGCATCTATAACGCCATTGCTGGACCTGGACCGGAAGCCGAAGAACTGATCAAAGCCGGGCCGAAAATTGGCGAATACGGCAATCGCTTCACCTTGCGGGGAATCAAGCTGGTACTTGATGGGGCGCTCGGATCAAAAGGAGCGGCGTTGCTTGAGCCCTATGCCGACTACAACACGACTGGACTCTTAATTTTAGAAGAAAAAGACGTGATGCCGCTGTTGAAAGAAGCACTTCGACAAGGCATCCAGATCGAAACGCATGCCATTGGTGACCGGGCCAATCGAACCATCCTGGACTGGTATGAAAAAGCGTTTCAGGCCGTGCCACCGAAGGAACGAAAAATCCGTGACCCCCGGTGGCGGGTCGAACATGCGCAAATTCTCAATCTGGCTGATCTTCCACGGTTTCAAAAGCTCGGTGTCATTCCATCAATGCAACCGTCCCACGCCATCGGAGACCTTCATTTTGCGCCAAGCCGAATTGGAATCAAGCGACTGGCGGGCGCCTATGCCTGGAAAAGCTTGCTCAAAACGGGTGTTGTGATTGCCGGAGGTTCCGACGCGCCGGTTGAACGAGGCGAACCGATGATTGAATTTTATGCCGCCGTCGCCCGAAAAGACCAAAAAGGATTTTCAGGTGAGGGCTGGCATCCGGAGGAAGCCGTCACTCGCGAAGAAGCCCTCAAAATGTTGACCCTTTGGCCGGCCTATGCCGCCTTTGAAGAAAAACTCAAAGGCTCGCTTGAACCAGGGAAACTCGCTGATTTTGTGGTGCTTTCCGCCGACATTATGAAAATCCCGGACCCTGAAATCCTCAAAACACAGTGCCTGATGACGGTGGTGGGTGGTGAAGTGGTATTTGAGAACAAAGCCAAATAGCGAAATAGCGAAGGAGTGATATTCCGTGTATTCCGTGGTTTCTCATTCTGAAAATCAAAAGACCAAAAGCGAAGGAGCATTGCTGTGAAAGTTCGGTCAGGTGGTGGATGGGCCGCAATCGGCTATACCCTGGAAAAGTCGTTTCGTGCGTTTGGTGGACCTCGCCAGTTCTGGCAACGCATGCTTTCACGCAATAGCTGCAAAACCTGCGCGGTCGGAATGGGCGGCCAGGCGGGTGGCATGCGCAATGAATCGGGACATTTTCCAGAATTTTGCAAAAAGTCGGTTCAGGCCATGGCTCACGATATGCAGCCACCGATTGATGTGAATTTCTTTCTGTCACATCCGGTTGACGAACTCGCCAGGTACAGCCCACGGCAACTTGAAAATTTGGGTCGGCTGGCGTACCCGGTGATTCGGGAAACCGGGAAAAAAAATTACAAGCGGATTGAATGGAATGAAGCTCTGGACCGGATTGCCGCCGCCATGAAGGCCACCACCCCGGATCGGACTTTTTTCTATTCCTCTGGACGGAGCAGCAATGAAGCCGCTTTCCTATTGCAATGGCTGGCAAGGGTTTACGGCACCAACAACGTCAATAATTGTTCTTTTTATTGTCATCAGGCGAGTGGCGTCGGTTTGGTGGACGCGGTTGGTTCGGGAACGGCAACCGTGACGCTTGAAGACGTGGAACAGTGCGATTTCGTGATGTTGCTCGGGGCCAACCCAGCCAGCAACCATCCGCGACTGATCACCCAGTTGTCAGATATGCGAAAGCGGGGTGGAAAAGTGGTGGTGGTCAACCCGCTCCTCGAAACCGGACTGGTCCGGTTTAACATTCCTTCCCAGCCGTTTTCTTTGCTGTTTGGGTCAAAAATCAGCGATCTGTACGTGATGCCGCGCATTGGCGGCGATATTGCTTTTTTAAAGGCTGTTTTAAAGATCGTCATTGCCGAAAAAGCTACTGATGACACTTTTATTCAAAAATACACCACCGGGTTTCAAGCCGTTCGCGAAGAACTTGACCGTGAATCGCTCGAAGGACTGGCCGCCAACGCCGGTGTCAGCCTGGATCAAATCAAGCAGGTCGCCAAACTGTACATGGCTTCGAAAAACGCCATTTTTATGTGGGCCATGGGGATTACCCATCATGAACATGGGGTGGACAATGTGCTGGCCATTTCAAATCTGGCGCTGGCTCGTGGAATGATTGCACGTCCCAACGCCGGATTGATGCCGATTCGGGGACATTCAAATGTCCAGGGGATTGGCTCGGTCGGGTTTGCTCCGCAGTTAAAGGCTGGGTTTTTGAAAAAGATGGAAGAGCTGTATGGACTTCCCATGCCTCAAGGGCCAGGGATGGATTCGATGCAGTCGCTGCAGGCTTCATACCATGGCAAGGTTGATTTTGCCTTGTTGATGGGTGGAAATTTTTATGCGGCAAACCCCGATCTGACTTTTGCCCGTGAAGCGCTAAGTCGTATTAAGCTGGCGGTTCACGTCAGCACCAAGCTCAACCAGGGGCATGTCTGTGTGTCACCTCAAGTTCCAGGCGGAGCGGTGATCATTTTGCCCACCTGTGTCCGCGATGAAGAATTACAACCCACCACTCAGGAAAGCATGTTCAGCTTTGTGCGGCTTTCGGAGGGTGGCATGCCCCAACCTTCACGAGAATTGAAATCGGAAGTTGAGATTGTGACCTCAATTGGGGCCAGGCTTCTTCCAAAAGATGGCCCAATTAATTTTGAAACGTTGAAAAATCACGATCATATTCGGACTCTGATTGGCAAAGTGGTCCCTGGGTATGCAAAAGTGAGCGACATTAGGACAACAAAGGCTGAATTTCACGTTGAGGGCCGGGTGCGCCACGAACCAGTGTTTCCGACCTCGGATGGCAAAGCCCATTTTACGACCTTCCCAACCCCAGGTGCTGAATTACCTGCCGGGTGGCTTCGCTTGATGACTATTCGGTCTGAGGGCCAGTTCAACACGGTGGTGTATGAAGAACATGATCGCTATCGAAACCAGCCAACCCGCGATGTGATTTTGCTCAACCCACAAGACATGCGCGATTTGGGAATCCAGGAAGGGGATCGGGTGACAATTCGGTCTGAAATTGGAGAAATGGCTGACATTCGAGCGGTTGCCTTTGAGATCAGCCGAGGATCCGCCGCCATGTATTACCCCGAATCCAATGTGTTGGTGAAAACTCAGGTGGACTCAAAAAGCGGAACGCCAGCCTACAAAAACACGCTGGTCACTGTGACCAAAGCCTAGTATTGTGTGGCGGATACGCACTCCCAGTTGAAATTCCCCAACCAGTTCCTGGCGCTCGATTTTTGCAAATAATTCAATTTCAAATAGTTACCAAAACCAAAGAGCTTTCCTCAAGCTCGGTCAACTCAATGAGTGACCACCCTTTCGCACGTTAGATTGTTCTAACGTGCAATCAAGGCCACCAGTTGGAGAGCGGTTGATGGTCAGAACCCGAATCCGCCAGCACTCTGTGGTCCTGGCTGACCGACAACTGCACGCTCCGATTGAAGAAAGAAGTAGGAAATGGAATGTTGAGAACAGTTTTTCTTTACACCGTTGTATTCACAGGTCTGCTGGCAATCTTAGTGCCAGGCAGGTCAGTCCTTTCATCTCTGCTATCGGCTCAACCAGTCGTGGCAAGCACTGCTTTGGCAGCCCCTCACCCTGGGCTGAAAACCCCGGCGCCACGCCAGGATCCAGATGAAGAATATGAGCAGCTCCCAGTATTTACGGTCACCAGTGCCAATGATCGTGGTGCTGGAACACTCCGTGAAGCCTTTGCCAAAATCCAGGAAGATGGAGTGAGCCGCCGCATCGTGTTTCATCTGGAACCATCTGATCCAAACTATGACCCTCAAACTGGTGTTTGGCGGGTCAAAGCCAAAATCCCCTTTGTGTTGACCAAAGACATGATTTTTATTGATGGGCTTTCACAAACGGAATATGGGGGTGATACCAATTCAAGTGGACCTGAGGTGGTGATTGATGGCTCGGACGTAAAACCCCAAATTGTGGATGTGGGTGAAACCAGTGTGTATGTGACGTCGCTGTTTTTGGTTTTTGGTGGGAGTAAAAATTGGATTCGCGGGCTTGATATTGTCATTCCACGAAATCTGGATTTCTTCAGTGGAGCAATCAGCGCCATCATTCTCTCGAAATCTTCCCCAACCGCGCCACCGATTACCAAAAATCGGATTACCGACTGCTTTATTGGGATCAATCCAGATGGAGAGACCATTCCAGTGGGCACCTGGAACGGCATTATTGTGGAGGCTGGCGTTCAAGAAACCCTGATTGAAAACAATGTGATTGTCAGTCCAGGAATTGATATTTCAATCACTGGTCAAGGGGAAGAAGAGCTTGAATCCTTGCGAACCGTCAAGACCACAATTCGAAATAATCGAATTGGCACGAATTCAAGCGGCACCAAGCGACTAACTCCGTTTGTTCGCGGACCGGTGAATTCGGCGCTTCCCCCGCCAACCATATATATAAAGGATCGGGCCAGTGAAAATTTGATTGAGCGCAATATTATTTCCGGGACCCGGTCAGGAGGTGTTGGACCCATCAATCAGTTTGTGAACACCACCTCGCTTTTTAATACCATTCGGGAAAATCGAATTGGGATTGGACCAAACGGCGAAAATATTGCCCCCAGTCGTGGCGAGGACCGTGGTGCCTATGCGATTGGAATCTTTGCCATTCCGGGCGATTTTGTTTCCAAGAACGTCATCGGCTTTTTCCCATTTGTCGGAATCTATGTCCGCAACCATAAGGGACTCGATGCCACCCAGCAGACTCGCATTCTGGAAAACCAGATCATCAACATCCCGGTTGGTATGCAGGTGGCGCAAGTTGACAACGTTCAAATATCAAAAAACACCTTTACCCGTTGTAGTCGAGGCGGTATCGCGGTTTGTGCCAAGGTTTTTACGGCGGCTGATGTCTTTGACATTCCGCCGATTAATCCGTTTGGGCTCGTGACCACCCGAGTCAATATCACCCAGAACAACTTCGTTCGGGTCCAGGGGCCGGGTATCGGGTTTATGGTTTCACCGGTTGATTTGTTTATTGGGAATTATTCGCCCAACTTGTTGACTGGACCAGCACTGGGGCCGAATTCCTACCAACCCTCTCCCCATATTGAATCAGCGACTTTGCGCACCGATGGGTCAATCGAAGTCAAAGGCCGGGTGACGGTTGCCGCGGATGGGACAATTGAGGTTTTTGCTTCAGGGCGGGATGAACTTCCTGACGCACCGCCCCTGGATGGCAAAGCATACGGAGTTGGAACGTTCCTCCAATCCATTCCCATCAAGCGAACTGATCGTGGCATGTTCACCATGATCATTCCTGCATCACGGGCTGCCAACGTCTATGCCTTGACGGCCACATTTACCGCGAATCTGGAAACGTCTGAATTTTCGCGCACCATCAACATTGCCGGTGCCCCTCCGCGACCAGATACTGAAGAACCAGTGGTTGAGGTGAGTTCACCCACACAGGAACAGACGATTCAATCCAGGCGCAATGCCACCATTGAGGTTGAGTGGTTTTCAACCGACAACAAAACAATTGCCAGCCACACCATCAAACTCTCTGGAATCCGCAACGAAGTTCCCTTTAATCAAACAGTGGCCACCGGCTTGCCTGGAAACATTTCCACCTTTTCAATTGAAGTCGTTCGGGATGACGTGTTTAACAATGGGCTGGTCACGGTGGAGGCGATTGACCCGTCGGGGAACATCGGGCGTGGTGAATCGGGGATCTTTTCAGTTGTGTTGCCACCTCCACCCGAAACCGAAAAACCGGAGGTCAGCATTTTGGCACCGACTGGAGGCACTGAATATGAATCAAAACTCGGCGCCGAAGCTTTGATTGTTTGGGTCTCAACCGACAATGTGGATGTGGTCGAGCATCAAGTGACTTTAAATCGAGATGGCCGACTGGAATCCCTGGCCTCAGGATTACCTGGTGCGGCACAAAGTTTTATCTGGAATATCCCGCTCAATACTTCAATTGCCAAAGCCACTGTGACCATTCAGGCTGAAGATGAAGCTGGAAATGTGGGCGAAGCCACCTCGGGAGAATTTTCGGTGGTGCCGCCAAAAGTGGTTGATACTGAAAAACCAGTTGTTTCGCAAATCACCCTTTCCAAGAAAAAAGTGGTTCGCTCAAAGGATGCAAGTATCGAAATCAACTGGACTTCACGGGACAACGT contains the following coding sequences:
- a CDS encoding right-handed parallel beta-helix repeat-containing protein; this encodes MAAPHPGLKTPAPRQDPDEEYEQLPVFTVTSANDRGAGTLREAFAKIQEDGVSRRIVFHLEPSDPNYDPQTGVWRVKAKIPFVLTKDMIFIDGLSQTEYGGDTNSSGPEVVIDGSDVKPQIVDVGETSVYVTSLFLVFGGSKNWIRGLDIVIPRNLDFFSGAISAIILSKSSPTAPPITKNRITDCFIGINPDGETIPVGTWNGIIVEAGVQETLIENNVIVSPGIDISITGQGEEELESLRTVKTTIRNNRIGTNSSGTKRLTPFVRGPVNSALPPPTIYIKDRASENLIERNIISGTRSGGVGPINQFVNTTSLFNTIRENRIGIGPNGENIAPSRGEDRGAYAIGIFAIPGDFVSKNVIGFFPFVGIYVRNHKGLDATQQTRILENQIINIPVGMQVAQVDNVQISKNTFTRCSRGGIAVCAKVFTAADVFDIPPINPFGLVTTRVNITQNNFVRVQGPGIGFMVSPVDLFIGNYSPNLLTGPALGPNSYQPSPHIESATLRTDGSIEVKGRVTVAADGTIEVFASGRDELPDAPPLDGKAYGVGTFLQSIPIKRTDRGMFTMIIPASRAANVYALTATFTANLETSEFSRTINIAGAPPRPDTEEPVVEVSSPTQEQTIQSRRNATIEVEWFSTDNKTIASHTIKLSGIRNEVPFNQTVATGLPGNISTFSIEVVRDDVFNNGLVTVEAIDPSGNIGRGESGIFSVVLPPPPETEKPEVSILAPTGGTEYESKLGAEALIVWVSTDNVDVVEHQVTLNRDGRLESLASGLPGAAQSFIWNIPLNTSIAKATVTIQAEDEAGNVGEATSGEFSVVPPKVVDTEKPVVSQITLSKKKVVRSKDASIEINWTSRDNVGVARHDISYSTDGQDFSTVVVSGLAGTVQKFTWTIPSSVAKTKTGSVLIEARDAGGNVGFSFTPPTLVIK